Genomic DNA from Chlorogloeopsis sp. ULAP01:
ATTCAAATGGATTTGAATACAGTGCAATTGTTTGATTTAGTGGAAGCTGTTGACCAATTTTTTGCTGACAGTCAAACTTTACCTGAGCTATCACTGGAATTACAACCAGTTCCAAAACGCTATGGCAGCAACAGTCAAGCTTTGTTTAAACAGACACTGCCAGCTAGTGTAGGGGCGACTAGTTTAGCCGCAGCAGCGATCGCTTTCGGCATGATCCCACCTCCTCAAGTGCGTTCACCCCAGCCAGAAACCCAGGAGCAATCTAGTTCAACTAATCCTAATGCCAATACTTCTGAACCAGTTCCTAGCACTCCTTTACCGCTCGCCAATCAACAAGTAGCAGCAAATTCGACACCAACTCCGACACCGATTTCCGCAGCAACTAAAAATCTGACACCTACTCCATCGCCTACTGTTGCAAATTTAGAAGCACTTTTAAATACAGTTCCAGAAATTACGGATGCATCCCAACTACGGGCATTAAACCGTCAAATTTATAACCAAATTAATCCTACTTGGAAAAATCGCAAAGCATTGCAGCAAAATGCAGTTTTTCGTGTAGGTGTGGCTGCTGATGGTACGATCATTGGTTATAAAGCTGTTGATTCTGAATCAAATCAGGTAGTTAATCAAACTCCCTTACCTGATTTACTCTCCAATCCTACAAATCGTACTTCTGTTCCAAAAGAAGCGATCGCTCAATTCAAAGTGGTCTTTACTAACGAAGGTATACTTCAAATTAGTCCTTGGCGTGGATACACTAAAACGCCCGATGTTACCGGACAAAAAATTACTGACTCTAATAAAATCAAAGAATTAAATCAAAAGCTTTATAGTGTTGTTCGTCAAAATTGGCAAGGCACTCCTAGTTATACACGTGACTTGAAATATCGCGTCGCAGTTAACAAAGATGGCATTATTGCCGATTATGAACCACTAAACCAAGTTGCATTTGACTATTTTCGAGAGACACCTTTGCCGCGAATGTTCCATAGCGTTTACGGCTCAACTGTTGCAGCACCTAATACCAAAGAACCCCTTGCTCACTTTGAAGTAGTTTTCCAGCCCAGTGGCAAACTGCAAGTTAATCCTTGGCGGGGATATAAATAGGGGACTAGGGACTAGGGAATAGGGGACAGTAAAAACTGTCACCTGTAACCTATTTTCTAGCGAACTACTCTACGCATATAATTTCCCCACAACTGAGCTGCTTGAGCACTACTACCAGATGTAGGAGAGTTATTGTCGTTACCCAGCCAAACACCTGTGGCGATGCGGCGGCTGGGAATATAACCAATAAACCACAAGTCAACGTTTTTATCAGTTGTGCCTGTTTTTCCAGATACTGCAAAATCACCAATGGCAGCACGAGTACCAGTACCACTTGTAACTACCCCACGTAGCAAACGAGTCATGGTGTTAGCTACCTCAGTGCGCAGTACCCGTCTATTGGCATCGGCATCTTGATCAAAGGAGTAGATGACGCGGCAAGTTTTTAAGTCATTGCGATCCTTACAATCACTACTGTCTAAAATCCTGCTAATCGCATGAGGACGATTCCAGACGCCGCGATTGCTAATTGCACCAAAAGCGCCAGTCATTTCCAAAACATTAACCACACTTTGTCCCAATACCAATCCAGGCACTGGATCTAATTGTGATTTAACCCCTAAGCGTTGTGCCATGCTTACGACTTTATTTAATCCTACCTGCCTTGCAATTCTCAAGGCAATGGGATTTTCTGATTGGGCAAGCCCTGTGGCAACATCTAAACTAACATCAGCACCGGCTCGACAGGGTTTGTAGGTAAATCCTTGCCAAGTTAAGGAACTACATGAATAACTTGTACTTGGTGAAATTCCCTGTTCTATAGCGGTGGTATAAGCAAAAATTTTGAAGGTAGAACCGGGTTGCCGTTGAGCTTGAAAAGCACGGTTGAATTGACTTTTGGCATAGTCGGTACCCCCCGCCATTGCTAAGACAGCGCCAGTACTAGAATCAAGGGTAACGATCGCCCCTTGAGAAAAGTTGAAACTTCTGCCAGCGTCATTGACATGATTGCGCAACGCTGTTTCTGCCTGTGATTGAATTGCGGGATCTAGCTGAGTCTCAATAATAAAGTTGCCTTCACCCGCTATGTCTTTTCCCAAGATGGATTCGAGTTCTTGAAAGACGTAACTATAAAAATATGGAGCAATTGTCTTGGCTTGAGTTTCGCAAACCTTGGGGCTAATTTCCACAGGCGATCGCCTCGCTCGGTTATACTCATCTTGTTTGATTTTGCCTGCGTTCAACATCCGCCGCAGCACCCGATTGCGGTACTCTACCACCCGTCTTCTACTTTCGTTATCCCCACAAAAATTGAAACTATTAGGCCCTGGTAAAATTCCTACTAATGTTGCTGACTCTGCCAAAGTTAACTCTTTTGCTGACTTATCAAAGTAATATCTAGCAGCATCCTCAAAGCCGGAAGTATCCGCTCCTAAAAACACCCGATTTAAGTAAGTCAACAAAATGTAATCTTTGCTGTAAAAAGTTTCCAATTTAAAAGAAACAATTGCTTCTCTTAATTTACGCCCCAAAGAATCCTGTCTGCCCACATATTCGCGAAACAAACTCCGGGCAACTTGCTGAGTGACTGTACTAGCTCCTTGCTGAACATCCCCACTTTTGGTGTTTATAAATATGGCTCGTAAAATTCCATAGGGATCGACTCCAAAGTGCCAATAATAGCGACTGTCTTCCGAAGCAACTACAGCCGAAGGCAAATAAGGACCAAAATCCTCCAACCGTTTCATATCTATATGGGCAGTTGTCCGTGGTTCACGTAGCGGTGTTTCTCCATCACGGGCATATACAATAACTGGAGCACGGGTGGCGATTGGTAATGGTCTAACAGAAAACTTTAACCATTCTACGCCGATGATTAATGCCATTAAGGCACTGACACCACCAACACCATAAGCTCCCCAAGTTGCCGCTTTGACATACACTGGAGGCGGATCGACATATTGCAGACGCACTGAAGCTGCAAGCTCTGGTGGCCCTAACGTCAGGATATCGCCGTGACGCAACTCTAGGGAGGTAACTCGACGCTTGCCACGATAAATACCATTCGTTGAGTTTTCATCTTTAATAACGAAAACTGGTTTTCTTTGAGTAGAATCCCGCGATAGTGACAAGTGGATTTGACTGACAACTGGGTTGCGCACAACAATATCGCAGGATTTGGAACTGCGACCAAGTACATAGCGATCGCCCAATAGCGGATATACTTCTGCTTTGTCCGTCCCCGCGTCCTGCACCCAAAGTTCTGGTACTCTGGCATTGGGCTTAAGTGCCAGCTTAGAAAAATCTACCCTAGCTTGGATTGTTTGTACTGCTTGCGTTATCTGACCAAGCAGTGTTTGTGGCTTGTGGGGAGGTGGGGGAGAACTCATCGGCTAATCGAACCACGCTTAAAGAGTAGAAAATCGAGGCAAAACGCAATCTCTATGTTTGTATTTCACAATTGTACCCATAGAGCCGCATAGACGTTGACAGTACGGTTTCGTTCCTAATTCTCTATGACACCAAGATAATATATAGTAATATGACTCGTTTTGTTAATTTTGTAACTTCTGTTTGCAGTCTAATATTTGATTCCTGCTATTCTAATATTCTGTAGTTATACACCGTATTTACTTGTTAAACAGCAATAATTGCTTTTTCTGTATTATTCTTTTATAACTATAGACAAATCAACGAATGATTTAATTTTTACAATAGCTACACCCTCTTACACCCTATAAGAAAAAAATACATCTTCTTTTAGGAAGATTTTCTTGATCCCATTGTTTGATTTAATGGGGCGAGTACTTCTTTGTATTTAGGTGTTGAGGTTAAGTTATATGAAGGGGAAATTTGTAACCCTGATTGGTACAGGCATGATTTTGGCACTAACTAGCAGTCTAGTTCTTGCTCAAAGCTCCCAATCAAGAACTCCACAACCAGGAGATCCAAGAAATCCAACTCCAAAAGAAGTTCAAGAGTTAGAAACGGGTGAGTCTGCCGCAGAAATTAAGCTTTCTCCAGAAGCACAGGAAATTTTGTGTAAGCGTTTCCCACTTAATTCACGCTGTGGCGGCAGCGCTCAAGGAACCACAACAACTCCTGAAGCAACTCCGACAACAACACCTGAGGCATCACCTGAGGCATCACCTGAGGCATCACCTGCTCCAGAAGGTACCACTGAGACTCCAGGAAGCACGACTACTCCTGACAATACAACTGAACCAGCACCTGGCAGCACAATTGAACCAGCGCCTGGCAGCACACTTGAACCAGCGCCTGGCAGCACAATTGAGCCAGCACCCGGCAGCACAATTGAGCCAGTACCTGGCAGCAGCCCAAGCAACATTACTCCCGCTCCTCAAACAGTACCCGCCCCGGACGCAACTCAAAGTCCTGACTCTGGCAACACAATTAAAATCACCCCCGCTCCTGGCAGCACCACTGAACCAGGAAGCACAACTACTCCCGGCAGCATGGGCGATCCAACCAATACATCTCCTTCCAGCGTTCCTAGCGGTGTGGAAACAGTTCCTAATACTGGCAACTAACAAATTATGGCTTTAAGCTAGTTGAGATTCAATCTGAGACTAGTTAATAGCATTTTGATGATGAGTTGAAAAAATCACAGGAAGATTTTTAGCCAGAAAATAGGAGGCAGATTGTATCTGTCTCCTGTTTATTTGTAGTAGGTGATCAGACTTTTACCGTGGTCTGCGATTTGAAGTTGGTGTTTTTTTAAAAGTAGCAATTAGCAAACAAGCAATACCAACGTTAATAAACACATCTGCAAGATTAAACACTGGAAAGTTGATCAGTCGAAAATCAAGAAAATCAATAACATAACCCAACACAAAGCGATCTATTCCATTACCCATTGCACCACCTAATATCAGTCCATAACCCAGTTGATCCCAGCGATGTAAAATTGGGCCAAACCAGGCTAAAGCTATCAATGCTAAACTTACTCCCAATGATAGCCAGCGCAACCATTCTACTTTGCCTGAGAGTAAACTAAAAGCTGCACCAGTATTGGTAACATAGGTAAAATGAAAGATTCCAGGTAAAAGTGGCAACGTCTGCCCCAAGTTAAAGGTTTGAGCAACCCAGTATTTTGTCAATTGGTCTAATAAAAAAACTATGAGGGCGGCGATCCAAAAGAGGGAATTTTTTAAATGCATAGCTAGTTAGTCAAGAGGAGGACACTTGCACAAGAAGGGTTCCCGCAGGTTACAAAGTGTCCGTTCAATAGTCAATAGTCAATGGTTTATAGTCAATAGTCAATAACTTGCGTTATGGCGTTTTCTAATCTACTGAGGTACTGAGTACATTGCTAAGTGGTGAAGCAAAATTAAAGTTATGGGTGGAGGCAAGGGAACTCTTAACGGGGAACAGGGAACAGCAAAAAATGTGTAATTAATTTTGTTTAGATACTTAATAAAATTGGGCAAACCTCCGCGTACCCACCGAAGTTATAATTGCCGGAAGCCGAAGCTCATACTTCTCTGTGCGCCACTTTAGTGTGCCTCTGCGTTTAAAACATTGGTTGTGTACCTCACTTAATAGGGAATCGCTGTAATACAGATACTCTTATTAAAAGCAAACATTAATACACAAGCAAAGACGCGGCAATTGAAAGCTAATAGAACATTATTTGCCGCAGTACATATGCTATGAGTGTAATGGCGCAGATAACTGCTATTTGTCCTGGTAGTGCAAACCAAGAATATTTAAGAATTGCTTGCGTTAGTGACAAAGTTTCTGTACCTTGCCACTGAAAAAAATAACTGAGAATTAAATAACAAATACCGCAGATATGAACAGTTAACAAGCCACAAATGCAACTAAAAGCCAAAGTTTCGAGTCTAGGTCTAGCTTTAAAGGCAAAAAAGCCACAAATCCAAGCTCCAGGAATAAAACCTAATAAATAGCCAAACTGAGATAATCTAACATACCCTATACCACCACCGTCAGCAAACACAGGTAACAAAGTTAAGCCCATAACTAAATAGGCAATTTGTGAAAGCGCACCTGCATTTTTGCCGCCTAAACAACCCACTAGGAGCACTCCGCCAATTTGAAAGGTGACGCCCAGAGAAAAAGTATGAATTCCGTGCTTACTCCAACTTAAAGGTAGGGTAGTGATATGCGCTTCTAAGAAGGTACCACCCATCGTTAGCAGTAAGCCAATCATAGACCATAACAGTTGATTGGATGCAGCTAACATTTACAAATACTCGTGCCAATAATTCTCATGTCACAGTAGAAAATTAAAATAAAATATTGTATTTTTACCTTTTACTGAAAAAATTGCCATATTTTAAAGTTACTCTGAATTATACAAATTTCAGCATAGATGTAAAGCAATTAACAGTCTGCTTGGGATTTTGCCACAATTACTATCTACACACTCAAAGTTGTCAAGAACTGATCGATGTTCTCAATTATAGGCTGGTCTAAAACAGTAGCTTGTATGTGGCAAACAATTGCCTTGCTGGCGTAAATATACTTATAAATATTCTTGGTGTTTGGAGTATAAAGATACTATTGATACTAAATAATTGAGATGTGAGATATGTAGTAATTGACTACTCAAGCTACGGCGATCGCTTTTGTTTCTGGTGCTTTGTTCCAGATTCATCTGCTCATACTCTCTAGTAAAATTTACTGAATATTAATACAAAAACATCATTATGGTGATATGCAAATTTACTAACTTATTAGAAGACTTTATTACTTCTTGTTTTTCAATTTTAAATAACTTAATCAATATTTAATATTTTTTTGAAATCACTTTATTTGAATTTCATAAATACAAATGTACTGGTAAACATTTAACAAGCAATTTAAATAAATTATACGTGCCAAGTTTTAGCTAACAAACGAAAGTAAACTTTCCAAAAATTACAGGATAAAAATGTGATTGTTTGACCTGGCTTAACCTTTGCTTAACCAAGCGAATATATACTTTGTAGAGGCATTAGTTGTAAAAAACACTAAAATCACATCCATGCTTTTCCGTACACCTGCAATTAATCAGTCTCTTTTATCAAAAACAGTTTCAGTATTAGTTTTAGCGATGAGCTTGGCAGCTTGTGGTGGTGAAAACAATACTGCGACTAACGATGCATCCCCTAATACTGCTACTGATGCTACTGCCTCTAGCCCAGGAAAACTGGATCTTGGTGGAACTGTACGATTAACTGGAGCTGGTGCCTCTTTCCCCGCGCCACTGTATCAAACTTGGTTTCAGAATTTGAACAAGAAATATCCTAGCCTCCAAGTGAGTTATCAGTCAGTTGGTAGTGGTGCTGGAGTTGAGCAATTTACCAAAGGTACTGTGGACTTTGGTGCTAGTGATGTGGCAATGAAGGACGACGAAATCCAAAAAGTACCACAGGATAAAGGTGTATTACTGTTACCAATGACAGCTGGTACTATTGTACTGGCATATAACCTGCCTGGTGTTGAGCAGTTAAATTTACCAAGAGCAGTATATACAGATATATTACTAGGCAAAATTAAGACCTGGAATGATCCGAAAATTGCTGCTGCTAACTCTGGAGTTAACCTCCCTAACGAACCAATTACAGTTGTGTATCGCTCAGATGGTAGTGGAACCACTGGTGTCTTTACCAAACACATGAGTACGATTAGCCCAGAATGGAAAAGCAAAGTTGGTGAAGGCAAAACAGTCAGTTGGCCTGTGGGAGTTGGTGCAAAGGGTAACGAAGGCGTTACAGCCCAAGTTCAACAAACTCAAGGTTCAATTGGCTATATAGAGTATGGTTATGCCAAGCAAAACAATCTCAAATTTGCAGCTTTGGAAAATAAGGCTGGTAAATTTGTGACACCTAACGATGAATCAGCATCTAAAACCTTAGAAGCTATTACTTTACCAACAAATATGCGTGCCTTTGAACCAGATCCACAAGGTGATGCATCTTATCCCATCATTAGTTACAGCTGGATTTTAGCTTATAAGAAATACCCCGATGCAGCAAAAGCCAAAGCAGTTGAAGCAATGATTGAGTATGGCTTGACCGAAGGACAGAAAGTAGCTCCAGAACTAGGTTACGTTGCTTTACCTCAAAATGTAATTGAGAAAGTGGCAGCAGCAGCCGATGCTATTAGCCCGGATTACAAAATTGCTGTGGGTTCAAGCAATAGTCCTAGCGCCAACAAATAGCATTTTGTGCTTTTGTGATTTGCTGTAATTAACCAACTTACTAATCCAATTACTAATGTGGTTATGTGGTTCGCTCCCACTTTTTTAACCGTTGATGGATAAAGTCATTCATGAATACATCAGCCAATCATCATCAGCCAACAGTAAAACCACGTTCAGAATTTGAAAAGTCGTTGGATCGTGGCTTTATTTGGCTGACGCGAATATTTGCACTGGCGATCGCAGGCATTTTATTATGGATAGCAATTCAAGTTGGCGCAGATGCAATGCCAGCAATCCAAAAATTTGGTGCCAACTTTTTAAGTAAAAGTGTTTGGAATCCAGTAAATAACGATTACGGTGTATTACCAGCAATATATGGAACATTAGTAAGTTCCTTTCTCGGTCTATTAATAGCAGTGCCAATTGGTGTTGGAACAGCAGTGCTATTGAGTGAAAATCTATTACCAGTATCAGTACGGACAGTATTAGTATTCTTAGTCGAACTGCTAGCAGCGATTCCGAGTGTAGTTTACGGGATTTGGGGAATATTTGTTTTGGTACCGATCATCACAGCCATAGGCAGATGGCTGAATACTTATCTAGGTTGGCTACCAATATTTAGCACCCCTCCTACAGGCCCTGGAATGTTACCAGCAGGAGTTATCTTGGCAATTATGACATTGCCGATCATCACGGCAATTTCGCGCGATGCTTTAATTGCGGTGCCTCGGAACTTACGCGAAGCAGCAGTTGGACTGGGAGCAACGCGTTGGGAAGCAATTTTAAAAGTGATTATTCCCGCAGCTTTCTCTGGCATAGTCAGTGCAGTCATGCTTGCCTTAGGTAGAGCAATGGGAGAAACAATGGCTGTAACAATGTTGATTGGAAATGCTAACACAATCAGCCCCTCATTATTTGCACCAGCCAATACAATTTCTTCTCTTCTAGCAAATCAATTTGCAGAAGCAAGCGGTTTGCAAGTGGCTGCTCTGATGTATGCGGCATTAATTTTGTTTGTTTTGACATTACTAGTCAATATTCTCGCAGAGTTTATCGTTCTGCGGATGAAGCGGCTGTAGACATTTGTTGTTTGCGTGTTTTAAAGTATGTCTTCTTTTGTCCCCAATCAGCCCGATCCCAAATTGATCCGCAGCAGTCTGACTCGCACTTCGATGTCAGGACGAACGCTGTTTAGCACAGTGATGACAGTTTTAGCATTTTTATGCGGGGCATTGGCACTTTTGCCTTTACTAGCAGTACTTTCTTACGTCATTATTCAAGGCTTAGGCAGTTTTCGGTTGAGTCTATTTACCGAATTGCCACCACCACCATTGGTGCAAGGGGGTGGGTTTGGTAATGCGATCGTCGGCACATTAATCATGGTAGGCATCGGCGCTCTGATTAGCATTCCTTTTGGTGTGTTAGCAGCGATTTATCTGACTGAGTTTAGCTCCGGGAAGATATCTCGTTGGGTACGTTTTGCCACAAATATTCTCAGTGGGGTACCCTCGATTATTGCGGGTGTATTTGCCTATGCAATTGTGGTGACAACACTAGGTACATTTTCTGCGATCGCCGGAGGAGCAGCGCTAGCAGTACTAATGTTACCGATTATTGTGCGAACAACAGATGAAGCTTTGCAATTAGTATCACAAGACTTGCGTCAAGCAGCATTTGGAATTGGAGCAACAAACTTTCAGACTGTGATGTTAGTGGTACTGCCGGCAGCATTACCAGCAATTGTGACTGGGGCAACATTATCAATTGCTAGAGCCGCAGGAGAAACCGCACCCCTCCTATTCACAGCTTTATTCTCTCAATACTGGCCTAGTGGTTTATTGGAACCAACTGCTTCCCTTGCAGTTTTAGTTTTCAACTTTGCCATTGCTCCATTCAGAAACTGGCAGTCATTGGCTTGGGCAGCATCTTTGATTTTGGTACTGATGGTTTTAATTACCAGTATTATTGCTCGTTGGGCAACTAGTCGCAAAGCATACTAATTTTTTGATTGACAAGTTTAGCACAGTTAAATTTCAAACCCAGGATTTATTTATGGCTACTGACGTTAGTACTGCAAATCAAACTGAAACAGTTTTACGTACAGAAGCGCTGAACATTTACTACGGTAAATTTTTGGCAGTACGTGACGTTTGGATGAATGTTCCCAGAAATCGAGTGACTGCTTTCATTGGCCCTAGTGGATGTGGTAAGAGTACGCTATTACGTTGTTATAATCGCTTGAACGACTTGATTGAATCGTTTCGGGCAGAGGGTAAAGTTTTTTACTATGGTGAAAATTTGTATGCTCCTCACATCGATCCGGTAGAGGTGCGGCGTAAAATCGGGATGGTATTTCAAAGACCGAACCCGTTTCCGAAATCGATTTATGAAAATATTGCTTTTGGACCGAAAATTAACGGTTACAAAGGTGATATGGATGAATTGGTGGAGCGATCGCTCAAGCAAGCTGCTTTATGGGATGAGGTTAAAGATAAACTCAAGCAAAGTGGTTTGTCTTTATCTGGTGGACAACAACAGCGCTTGTGTATTGCCCGCGCGATCGCTGTTCAACCAGATGTAATTTTAATGGATGAGCCTTGTTCGGCTCTCGATCCGATTTCGACACTGCAAGTTGAAGAATTGATTCACGAACTCAAGCAGCGATTTACTGTGGTGATTGTGACTCATAATATGCAACAAGCATCGCGTGTATCAGATATGACAGCATTTTTCAACGTTCAGACTTCAGAAAAAGGTAGCCGGACTGGTTACTTAGTTGAATTTGACCGCACAGAGGCTATTTTCCAAAATCCTCAACAGGAAGCTACTAAAGAGTACGTTAGCGGTAAATTCGGTTAAAATAAGTAACTTTCATTACAGCAATTAATGGTACATATTGTGTGAAGCTGGTTCTTTGGCGGTTAGTCAGGACTAGCTTTTTGGATTTAATAATCATGGCTACCTGATTTGCGGTGCTGGATGGCTGTCATGCCCGTAGGTTCTAACACTTCTCCTTTATCTACAGTTGCATAAATTAACCAGCGATCGCCACATTCCATTAAATTTTGGACAGTGCATTCTAAATAGGCAAGAGCATCACTGAGAATTAGGCAACCGTTGTTAGCTGTTTGAGTTGCCAATTGACTAAAAGGATTTTCTTGAGGTGTATTGCGAGAAGAAAAATGCCGTCTGAGATTGCGTCCTTCTTTAAGGATATTAAGAACAAACTGATCATCTGGATGAATGAGGGCATCAGCATTTTGTTCCTGGGCAATGGCAATCATTAAACCAGGGGGAGTAAAAGTAGCTTGGGATACCCAAGATGTTAAGATTCCACTGTGGTTGTTATCCTGTTGGGTAGTCAAAACGCACAAAGAACCAACAATCCGCCCGACAGCTTGTTCTGTGCGATCAATATGCGCTTCTGTTAGAGCTTGGCGAGGAGCGCGAAGTTTTTTATTCTTTTTCAATATTTGGGCAAATTCTGCTCCTGCATCTTGGCACTGCTGTAAGGTAAATTCAGTAGGACTGAAGCGAACGCGGATACTTTCAAACCCCAAACGGTAATTAGCATCCAGCAACTTACTTTCAATTAAATCGACAGCCTCGCCACTCCAACCATAAGAACCAAAAACTCCCGCTAGCTTAGTTTTCGCTGCCGTAGACAGTACAATACCCAAGGCAGTTTGGATTTGAGTAGGTGCATGGCCACCTAAAGTAGGGGAACCGATCATAAAACCATCGCAAGACTCAATCGCACGAGTAATTTCAGAGGGTTCTGCTAGTTCGCAGTTGATAGATTCGACAGCAATTCCACTTTGAATTAAACCTTGAGCGATCGCAACTGCCAATGTCGCTGTATTGCCGTAAGCAGAGGCAAAAAGCAAGGCTACTCGCAATTGTTGGGTTTTTTGTTCTTGGCACCACTTACGGTAATCGTAGGTAAAGCGACTGAGACTGTAGCGGATGATCGGGCCGTGTCCAGGGGCGTAAAATTTAGTTTTTAAGGGTGCTAATTTCTCTAGAGCTACTTCAACTTGTTTTGCCTGGGTAGCATGGAGACAGTCAAAATAGTAGCGCCGATCCTCATCCAGTTCTTTCCAGTTTTCATCAAACAGAACATCATTACAGACATGAACCCCGAAGAACTTATCAGTATACAGAATACAGGTAGCAGGGTCATAAGTACATAATCCATCTGCCCAACGAGGGGTTGGTACACTCACAAATTGCAGTTGGTGTCCTCCTCCCAAGTCAAGAGTGTCTTCAGAACGGACAATTTGAATTTTCGATTCCCAATTCGGGAAAGTCACTTTTAAGGCATTAGCACCAGGTTTAGAGCAAATAATTGTGGCTTGGGGTGCTTGTTCAAGGAGAACTTTGAGAGTTGCCATGCGATTGGGATTGACGTGATTGAGAAGAATATAATCTAACCGCGTCAAATCCAAATGTTTTTGTAATTCTTGTAAGAAAATTTGGGTGAAAGACTCGCCGGGAGGATCGATTAAAGCAGTGCGATCGCCTTGGATCAGGTAGGAGTTGGCTGTTGTTCCTTTTTGGCGAGCATATTCAACTTCAAACTTAAGGCGTTCCCAAGTACGCGATCGCAACACTAACGTATTAGTACTAATTTCAGCAACTTGAACGTCACGAGGGTGGGTGGTTGTAGGAATCACAGTTTGGAGAGACATAAAAGTTTGTTGGTGGATAAGGGGCTAAGGGCTAACGGCTAATAGCTAATGGTTAATGGCAATGAACAATTAACAATGGGCAATTAACAATCAATAATCAGAATGAGGATTCATTTCAGCGATTTCTTGGGCAAAACGCTTTTTGTAACGCTTTGAAACTTGTTGCTCAGGATCGATACCTTCAAAGGTTGGAGGTAGCCAAACTCTAAGAACCATTAACACGCCTAAAACAAGTAAAAAAGCACAGGCAGCTAAAACTTGCACAAAAGTCGTTTCGAGCACGCCACGCACAATCATTTCTCGCAACACAGAAACTATAGAAACTTCAACAGCAACTCCAATCGAAACTCGTTGCTCTTGCAGGTAAATGATTAGCAAGCGAAATAACTCTACCAAAATCAGCAATGACAGGATATCTGCCATCACAGTATG
This window encodes:
- the pstA gene encoding phosphate ABC transporter permease PstA, producing MSSFVPNQPDPKLIRSSLTRTSMSGRTLFSTVMTVLAFLCGALALLPLLAVLSYVIIQGLGSFRLSLFTELPPPPLVQGGGFGNAIVGTLIMVGIGALISIPFGVLAAIYLTEFSSGKISRWVRFATNILSGVPSIIAGVFAYAIVVTTLGTFSAIAGGAALAVLMLPIIVRTTDEALQLVSQDLRQAAFGIGATNFQTVMLVVLPAALPAIVTGATLSIARAAGETAPLLFTALFSQYWPSGLLEPTASLAVLVFNFAIAPFRNWQSLAWAASLILVLMVLITSIIARWATSRKAY
- the pstB gene encoding phosphate ABC transporter ATP-binding protein PstB translates to MATDVSTANQTETVLRTEALNIYYGKFLAVRDVWMNVPRNRVTAFIGPSGCGKSTLLRCYNRLNDLIESFRAEGKVFYYGENLYAPHIDPVEVRRKIGMVFQRPNPFPKSIYENIAFGPKINGYKGDMDELVERSLKQAALWDEVKDKLKQSGLSLSGGQQQRLCIARAIAVQPDVILMDEPCSALDPISTLQVEELIHELKQRFTVVIVTHNMQQASRVSDMTAFFNVQTSEKGSRTGYLVEFDRTEAIFQNPQQEATKEYVSGKFG
- a CDS encoding diflavin flavoprotein, which codes for MSLQTVIPTTTHPRDVQVAEISTNTLVLRSRTWERLKFEVEYARQKGTTANSYLIQGDRTALIDPPGESFTQIFLQELQKHLDLTRLDYILLNHVNPNRMATLKVLLEQAPQATIICSKPGANALKVTFPNWESKIQIVRSEDTLDLGGGHQLQFVSVPTPRWADGLCTYDPATCILYTDKFFGVHVCNDVLFDENWKELDEDRRYYFDCLHATQAKQVEVALEKLAPLKTKFYAPGHGPIIRYSLSRFTYDYRKWCQEQKTQQLRVALLFASAYGNTATLAVAIAQGLIQSGIAVESINCELAEPSEITRAIESCDGFMIGSPTLGGHAPTQIQTALGIVLSTAAKTKLAGVFGSYGWSGEAVDLIESKLLDANYRLGFESIRVRFSPTEFTLQQCQDAGAEFAQILKKNKKLRAPRQALTEAHIDRTEQAVGRIVGSLCVLTTQQDNNHSGILTSWVSQATFTPPGLMIAIAQEQNADALIHPDDQFVLNILKEGRNLRRHFSSRNTPQENPFSQLATQTANNGCLILSDALAYLECTVQNLMECGDRWLIYATVDKGEVLEPTGMTAIQHRKSGSHDY
- a CDS encoding phosphate-starvation-inducible PsiE family protein; translation: MLLLKDVPVKPVKRESWLNLGRIVQALELIQDLIVISLCIGLFSFMVLQIQTMFLSLIPPIQFHTVMADILSLLILVELFRLLIIYLQEQRVSIGVAVEVSIVSVLREMIVRGVLETTFVQVLAACAFLLVLGVLMVLRVWLPPTFEGIDPEQQVSKRYKKRFAQEIAEMNPHSDY